Proteins encoded within one genomic window of Flavobacterium gilvum:
- a CDS encoding cell division protein FtsX has protein sequence MSSSFEKFQKRRLISSYFSVVLSIALVLFLLGILGFFIINSKKLADDFKEKIAMTVFFKNEANDSIVKAFGQELKATKFAKTFVYVSKEQAAKEHSDIIGEDFVTFLGENPLQNSYDIHLKADYIVRDSISKIETRLRKNAMVSDIVYDKQLVNLVNDNIKKVSMWILIISGFLTVVAVLLINSSLRLSIYSNRFIIKTMQMVGATKSFIRRPFVMRSIKLGMIGAGIAILALIGVLAYLETNFPDLGIMDDKLIIGLVLLAVFGAGVLITWLSTHFATQRFLNLRTDDLY, from the coding sequence ATGAGTTCATCGTTCGAAAAGTTTCAAAAGCGCAGATTAATTTCTTCCTATTTTTCAGTAGTGCTAAGTATCGCCTTAGTATTGTTCCTATTGGGTATATTGGGATTTTTTATCATCAATTCCAAAAAATTGGCCGATGATTTCAAAGAAAAAATTGCAATGACCGTTTTTTTCAAAAACGAGGCCAATGACAGTATTGTGAAAGCTTTTGGACAAGAACTCAAAGCAACCAAATTTGCCAAAACTTTTGTTTATGTTTCCAAAGAGCAGGCAGCAAAAGAACATTCGGATATTATTGGTGAAGATTTTGTAACCTTTTTGGGGGAAAATCCTTTGCAAAATTCCTACGATATTCACTTAAAAGCCGATTATATTGTTCGTGACAGCATCTCCAAAATAGAGACCCGCTTACGCAAAAATGCAATGGTTTCGGATATTGTTTATGACAAACAGTTGGTCAACTTAGTAAATGACAACATCAAGAAAGTAAGTATGTGGATTCTTATCATTAGTGGTTTCCTGACTGTTGTAGCAGTACTTTTAATCAACAGTTCATTGCGTCTTTCTATATATTCTAACCGTTTTATCATCAAAACGATGCAAATGGTGGGCGCGACCAAATCCTTCATCCGAAGACCTTTTGTGATGCGTAGCATAAAACTGGGAATGATTGGTGCCGGAATTGCCATTCTTGCTTTAATTGGGGTACTTGCTTATTTGGAAACCAATTTCCCAGACCTTGGTATCATGGACGACAAACTAATTATTGGACTCGTTTTACTTGCTGTTTTTGGAGCAGGAGTTTTGATTACATGGCTGAGTACTCACTTTGCAACGCAACGTTTCCTGAATTTAAGAACAGATGATCTATATTGA
- the truB gene encoding tRNA pseudouridine(55) synthase TruB, translated as MTTEDFLNGQVLLIDKPLHWTSFQAVNKIKYLLINKAGLPKKFKIGHAGTLDPLASGLLLICTGKFTKRITELQGQPKEYTGTFHIGATTPSYDLETEIDETFDISHIDESLIHETVKQFLGEIDQKPPIFSAIKKDGKRLYEHARAGEEVEIASRKTTIHEFEITRIALPEIDFRVVCSKGTYIRSLAYDFGKAMNSGSHLTALRRTKIGDYNVADAVDVTLFEQSLFPQL; from the coding sequence ATGACAACCGAAGATTTTTTAAACGGCCAAGTCCTTTTAATCGACAAACCTTTACATTGGACTTCTTTTCAGGCGGTCAATAAAATCAAATATTTGCTAATCAACAAAGCGGGTTTACCCAAAAAATTCAAGATTGGGCACGCAGGAACTTTGGATCCTTTGGCGAGCGGTTTATTATTAATCTGTACGGGAAAATTCACCAAAAGGATTACCGAATTGCAAGGCCAACCAAAAGAATACACTGGAACTTTCCACATTGGAGCCACTACTCCATCCTACGATTTGGAGACAGAAATAGATGAAACTTTCGACATTTCACATATCGACGAATCACTTATTCACGAAACCGTAAAACAATTTTTGGGCGAAATTGATCAAAAACCACCCATTTTTTCGGCTATAAAAAAAGACGGAAAACGACTTTATGAACACGCCAGAGCGGGAGAAGAAGTTGAAATTGCTTCAAGAAAAACTACTATTCACGAATTTGAAATCACCCGAATCGCTCTTCCTGAAATCGATTTTAGGGTAGTTTGCAGCAAAGGAACTTATATCCGTTCCCTAGCTTATGATTTTGGAAAAGCTATGAATTCCGGTTCGCATTTAACAGCTTTGCGTCGTACCAAAATTGGTGATTACAATGTAGCAGATGCTGTAGATGTTACCCTGTTCGAACAAAGTCTATTTCCTCAATTGTAA
- a CDS encoding thioredoxin family protein: MEKLIEKSLFNSCNYSEFKVILSDLLFEGKSTGSEQSEDLLQYSTLNEIRLRRLDKTLVVPDEIKEKLKSFEKEYTWLVIAEGWCGDAAQILPILNKMALETDKIDLRIVFRDSNDELMNKYLTNGARAIPKLLIIDKEAGVVCNHWGPRPQGATDLIKNYKAEFGVVNEEAKTQLQLWYLHDKGLSVQNEVVEMMFASVEECVCM; encoded by the coding sequence ATGGAAAAATTGATAGAAAAATCATTGTTTAATAGTTGTAATTATTCGGAATTTAAAGTAATACTTTCCGATTTATTGTTTGAAGGAAAGTCAACTGGAAGTGAACAGTCCGAAGATTTGTTGCAGTACAGCACTTTAAATGAAATCCGTTTGAGACGTCTGGATAAAACGCTTGTTGTTCCTGATGAAATAAAAGAAAAACTAAAATCTTTTGAAAAAGAATATACCTGGTTGGTCATCGCCGAAGGGTGGTGTGGTGATGCTGCACAAATTTTGCCGATATTGAATAAGATGGCTTTGGAGACGGATAAAATCGATTTGAGAATTGTTTTCCGTGATTCAAACGATGAATTGATGAATAAATACCTGACCAATGGAGCAAGAGCAATCCCAAAATTACTTATCATTGACAAGGAAGCAGGTGTGGTTTGCAATCATTGGGGGCCAAGACCACAAGGTGCTACCGACCTAATTAAAAACTACAAAGCAGAGTTTGGTGTTGTAAATGAGGAAGCCAAAACACAATTACAGTTATGGTATCTACATGACAAAGGATTGTCTGTTCAAAACGAAGTCGTTGAGATGATGTTTGCCTCTGTAGAGGAATGTGTCTGTATGTAA
- a CDS encoding undecaprenyl-diphosphate phosphatase codes for MNTLQAIVLAIIEGITEFLPISSTGHMIIASSFFGIAHDDFTKLFTIVIQLGAILSVLVLYFKRFFQSFDFYFKLLVAFIPAVVFGLLFSKKIDALLENPVTVAVSLLIGGIILLKVDQWFNKPDVSDNAQDISYGQAFKIGLFQCLAMIPGVSRSGASIVGGMSQKLSRTSAAEFSFFLAVPTMLGATVKKCYDYYKDGFVLNDDQINFLIIGNIVAFIVALLAIKSFIGFLTKNGFKVFGYYRIIAGLILLAIHYFIHPLTVL; via the coding sequence ATGAATACACTACAAGCTATCGTTCTTGCAATTATTGAAGGAATTACTGAGTTTTTGCCTATTTCCTCTACAGGACACATGATTATTGCTTCTTCCTTTTTCGGAATTGCACATGATGATTTTACAAAACTTTTTACCATCGTGATTCAATTGGGAGCGATTTTATCAGTATTGGTTTTGTATTTCAAACGCTTTTTTCAATCTTTTGATTTTTATTTCAAATTGCTGGTTGCTTTTATTCCGGCAGTTGTTTTTGGATTGCTTTTCAGCAAAAAAATAGATGCTTTGCTAGAAAATCCGGTGACCGTTGCCGTTTCGTTATTAATTGGCGGTATTATTTTATTGAAAGTGGACCAATGGTTTAATAAACCTGATGTCTCTGATAATGCTCAGGATATAAGTTATGGACAAGCCTTTAAGATTGGTTTGTTCCAATGTTTGGCAATGATTCCAGGTGTTTCTAGAAGTGGTGCTTCGATTGTTGGCGGAATGTCACAAAAACTTTCGCGCACCTCCGCAGCTGAATTTTCTTTTTTCCTTGCAGTACCTACTATGTTGGGTGCTACCGTAAAAAAATGCTACGATTATTACAAAGATGGATTTGTTTTAAATGATGATCAAATCAATTTTCTAATCATAGGAAATATTGTTGCTTTTATAGTCGCTCTTTTGGCTATTAAAAGTTTCATCGGGTTTTTGACCAAAAACGGATTTAAGGTTTTTGGTTATTACCGCATTATCGCTGGGCTTATTTTATTGGCAATTCATTATTTTATTCATCCTTTGACCGTACTTTAA
- a CDS encoding DUF3098 domain-containing protein — translation MKNEEHKHEFLFEKINYKILLIGIGVITLGFILMSGGGSDDPNVFNDSVFDFRRIRLAPTTVLIGFGITIYAILKNPKK, via the coding sequence ATGAAAAACGAAGAACACAAACACGAATTTCTTTTTGAAAAAATAAACTATAAAATTCTATTAATTGGAATTGGCGTAATTACCCTTGGATTCATACTTATGTCTGGTGGCGGAAGCGATGATCCTAATGTTTTTAACGATTCCGTTTTCGATTTCCGAAGAATTCGCTTGGCTCCTACCACAGTTTTAATTGGTTTTGGAATCACTATTTATGCTATTCTTAAAAACCCTAAAAAATAG